One part of the Hydrogenobacter sp. T-2 genome encodes these proteins:
- the selB gene encoding selenocysteine-specific translation elongation factor: MRYFPLGIAGHVDHGKTFLVKTLTSIDTDRLPEEKKRGMSIDIGFAFLDFPSKNLRVEIIDLPGHERFIKNAICGLAPVWGLLLVVDAGEGVMPQTVEHIRLAKSFGIQEVILALTKADRVDLDTLDLAREEAFQMLSSESVDAFGVFPVSALKGEGLEDLRTGIGEYASKHLRDRDKHLFRFFVDSAFSVKGYGTVVRGSCVSGSVSEGDTITLEPIGKPCKVRKMQNHGVFVKEGRAGERLALNIPDLDPKEVERGYFLVRGIKPSNRLIVRVEGQMPKGVAYLFLGMREVSFLHKHIHEDLYLLRLSEPVPAVRGDRGPLLNSSGRHLGSYQVLHPLPVRSSKRFIRENLSLLLENPEEYLLLERGVRGLSLGELFSFYGFAVQPPKDLRVGERFYHPEILKSISEKLKTLLSMKGGSIPLSEVLSKLRVSQDILGLILEKSVDLKVVEGYLLDTKRAKLEDLEGYIMLMGLLSEGIREEKDLQAYKEYISLAVRRGQVYSLGDYLYVSRQMFEDYVKKLRTLGKEFTLQQAKEALGLTRKYLIPLLEHMDRLGITKREGERRVFLR; the protein is encoded by the coding sequence ATGAGATACTTTCCTTTGGGTATAGCGGGACATGTAGACCACGGAAAGACCTTTCTTGTAAAAACTCTTACTTCCATAGACACGGATAGACTGCCAGAGGAAAAGAAAAGGGGAATGAGCATAGACATAGGCTTTGCCTTTTTGGATTTTCCAAGTAAAAACCTAAGAGTTGAGATAATAGACCTGCCAGGGCATGAAAGGTTTATAAAAAACGCCATATGCGGGCTTGCTCCTGTATGGGGGCTCTTGCTTGTAGTGGATGCAGGAGAGGGCGTAATGCCACAAACCGTGGAACATATAAGGCTTGCAAAGAGCTTTGGTATACAAGAGGTCATCCTTGCCCTTACGAAGGCGGATAGGGTGGACTTAGATACCCTTGACCTTGCAAGGGAAGAAGCCTTTCAGATGCTCTCTTCCGAGAGTGTTGATGCCTTTGGAGTGTTTCCTGTTTCTGCCTTGAAAGGTGAAGGTCTTGAAGACCTAAGGACTGGCATAGGAGAGTATGCAAGCAAACATCTAAGGGATAGGGATAAACACCTTTTTAGGTTTTTTGTGGATTCCGCCTTCAGCGTAAAAGGCTACGGGACGGTAGTGAGGGGCAGTTGTGTCTCTGGAAGCGTTTCTGAAGGAGATACCATTACTCTTGAGCCTATTGGCAAGCCTTGTAAGGTAAGGAAGATGCAAAACCACGGAGTTTTTGTGAAGGAGGGAAGGGCTGGAGAAAGACTTGCCTTAAACATTCCAGACCTTGACCCAAAGGAAGTGGAAAGGGGGTATTTTCTCGTAAGGGGCATAAAGCCCTCCAATAGGTTAATCGTAAGGGTTGAGGGGCAAATGCCTAAGGGGGTTGCATACCTCTTCCTTGGGATGCGTGAAGTTTCCTTCTTACATAAGCACATACATGAAGACCTTTACTTGCTCAGACTTTCAGAACCTGTGCCAGCGGTCAGAGGCGATAGAGGACCTTTATTAAACTCTTCTGGAAGACATTTGGGGTCATACCAAGTGCTTCACCCTCTACCTGTGAGAAGCTCAAAGAGGTTTATAAGAGAGAACTTGAGCCTTCTCTTGGAAAATCCAGAGGAGTATCTACTTCTTGAAAGAGGTGTGAGAGGGCTTAGTCTTGGCGAGCTTTTTTCCTTTTATGGCTTTGCGGTTCAACCACCCAAAGACTTAAGAGTCGGAGAAAGGTTCTACCATCCTGAAATCTTAAAAAGCATTTCTGAAAAGCTGAAAACTCTTCTTTCTATGAAGGGAGGTTCTATACCTCTCTCTGAGGTTCTTTCTAAGCTCAGGGTTTCTCAGGATATCCTCGGTCTTATACTTGAAAAAAGTGTTGATTTAAAAGTGGTTGAGGGTTACCTCTTGGATACGAAAAGGGCAAAACTTGAGGATTTGGAGGGATACATTATGCTTATGGGCTTGCTTTCAGAGGGCATAAGAGAGGAGAAGGACCTACAGGCTTATAAGGAATATATTTCTCTTGCAGTGAGGAGGGGACAAGTTTACAGCCTTGGGGACTATCTTTATGTATCAAGGCAGATGTTTGAAGATTATGTGAAAAAACTAAGAACCTTAGGAAAGGAATTCACCCTTCAACAGGCAAAGGAAGCCTTGGGGCTCACAAGGAAGTATCTCATACCTCTTTTGGAGCACATGGATAGGCTTGGCATAACCAAAAGAGAAGGAGAAAGGAGAGTTTTTTTGAGATGA
- a CDS encoding NAD(P)-dependent oxidoreductase: MPYFPLFMNLKGKRVVVVGGGKVASRKVEKLLLFEPRIRVIAPKITRYIQSLAEEGKIELLKRRVRLKDLRDAFMVIVAVDDLRLQKKNIWLLRENGNTLQLGGQSRFLHLLISSSCGKG, translated from the coding sequence ATGCCATACTTTCCTCTTTTTATGAACCTTAAGGGTAAGAGGGTTGTGGTGGTTGGTGGTGGAAAGGTGGCAAGCAGGAAGGTGGAAAAGCTCCTACTCTTTGAGCCAAGGATAAGGGTTATAGCACCCAAAATCACACGCTACATTCAGAGTCTTGCAGAGGAAGGAAAAATAGAGCTTTTGAAAAGAAGGGTAAGGCTTAAGGACTTAAGGGACGCTTTTATGGTTATAGTGGCTGTGGACGACCTGAGGCTTCAGAAAAAAAATATATGGCTTCTGCGTGAAAATGGGAATACACTGCAACTCGGTGGACAGTCCAGATTTTTGCACCTTCTTATTTCCAGCTCTTGTGGTAAGGGGTGA
- a CDS encoding N-6 DNA methylase codes for MMLSNYPKIQKVFSQRDVKHGLSLFSEEELNHVEKLITEIDGKFFIKCQIKDKYKLAKPEEIVRQLFIYKLISEYGYSKNRIDVEKVVYFGSRDSGFVDIVVMHEDGEHPFILFEVKRPNRRDGLEQLKSYCNAEGAPIGVWSNGNEIIRLHREEPNIFTSIPRIPRASETLRDVLAERWNIQWLEKNDELKKGKTTLKKILLDLEELVLGNAGVDVFEEIFKLIYAKLYDEWKGTIDPNYKLEFFVGGRSPRDVKRAIENLFDGAKRQWRGVFEPTDRIELRDEHLKVCVSFLEKVKLFNSNLQIIDEAFEYLVPQVSKKKEGQFFTPRPVVDMIVKMLNPKYDETMIDPACGSCGFTLHAILWIAGGKLTANGLPEKAKDFAQNRAFGIDFSKKAVKIAKAINLIAGDGKSNVYKANSLAPFTWDDEVKSGLRSMLLRFSDDTEKDRENQEKFLYFDFDVLMTNPPFAGTVKEREILKLYKLAEKGGRFVNKIGRHILFLERCLQFLKPGGRMAIILPQGIFNNASAEYIRRFIMEEARILAVIGLHENTFKPHTGTKTSALFLQKYTDEEKERIRQIKVKYESEFEEYFKNLENTYGNCNWDTSIDEENLPDEVKAFLESYFGEAEKIEEIEEEVETIQLEENEPEENESESRASLKELVAEFREIIDILEEKKVELEKINNELKMERYKKIRKVYTRRKKDIQKEIRILNKKASDLHRKISEKTFGGQIWLVLNDEKIKKEFKNFWLDGKVMKDIDYPIFMAVNKKPVKDNSGEYKYKRNPDGFFVLDEYGHPVIDHDLDEIAEAFIKFAKEQGFNFWME; via the coding sequence ATGATGTTAAGTAATTACCCTAAAATTCAAAAAGTATTTTCTCAGCGTGATGTTAAGCATGGTCTTTCACTTTTTTCTGAAGAAGAATTAAACCATGTTGAAAAATTAATAACCGAAATAGATGGAAAGTTTTTCATTAAGTGTCAAATTAAAGATAAATACAAACTTGCTAAACCAGAAGAGATAGTAAGACAGCTATTTATTTACAAACTAATTTCAGAGTATGGCTATTCTAAAAACCGTATTGATGTTGAAAAAGTTGTCTATTTTGGTTCAAGGGATTCTGGATTTGTTGATATTGTAGTAATGCACGAAGATGGAGAACATCCTTTTATACTTTTTGAAGTTAAAAGACCAAACAGAAGAGACGGTTTAGAACAATTAAAAAGCTATTGTAACGCTGAAGGTGCACCTATTGGCGTTTGGTCTAATGGGAATGAAATAATTCGGCTTCATAGAGAAGAACCTAATATTTTCACTTCCATCCCTCGTATACCAAGAGCATCAGAAACATTAAGAGACGTTCTTGCAGAACGATGGAATATTCAATGGTTAGAGAAAAATGATGAATTGAAGAAAGGAAAAACAACTTTAAAAAAGATTCTTTTAGATTTAGAGGAGTTAGTTTTAGGGAATGCTGGTGTTGATGTATTTGAAGAAATTTTCAAACTTATATATGCAAAACTTTATGATGAATGGAAAGGCACGATTGATCCTAACTATAAATTGGAGTTTTTCGTTGGTGGACGGAGTCCAAGAGATGTAAAAAGGGCAATTGAAAACCTATTTGATGGTGCTAAAAGACAGTGGCGTGGAGTATTTGAACCAACGGATAGAATTGAGTTAAGAGATGAGCATCTTAAAGTTTGTGTTTCATTTCTTGAAAAGGTGAAATTATTCAACTCTAATCTTCAGATAATTGATGAAGCATTTGAATATTTAGTTCCACAAGTATCAAAGAAGAAGGAAGGTCAGTTTTTCACGCCAAGACCTGTAGTTGATATGATAGTGAAAATGCTCAATCCAAAATATGATGAAACGATGATTGACCCTGCTTGTGGCTCTTGTGGCTTCACACTCCATGCTATATTATGGATTGCTGGTGGAAAACTTACCGCTAATGGTTTGCCAGAAAAAGCTAAAGATTTTGCACAAAATAGAGCATTTGGGATAGATTTTTCAAAAAAGGCTGTGAAAATTGCAAAAGCAATAAATCTAATCGCTGGAGATGGCAAATCAAATGTTTATAAAGCTAATTCATTGGCTCCTTTTACTTGGGATGATGAAGTTAAATCAGGTTTAAGATCAATGCTTTTAAGATTTTCTGATGATACAGAAAAGGATAGGGAAAATCAGGAAAAATTTTTATATTTCGATTTTGATGTTTTGATGACAAATCCACCGTTTGCTGGGACAGTAAAAGAACGAGAAATACTAAAACTCTATAAATTAGCAGAAAAAGGTGGTAGGTTCGTAAATAAAATAGGCAGACACATTCTATTTTTGGAAAGATGTTTACAATTTTTAAAACCTGGTGGGAGAATGGCAATAATTCTACCACAGGGCATATTTAATAATGCAAGTGCTGAATATATTCGTAGGTTCATCATGGAAGAGGCAAGGATTTTAGCAGTTATTGGCCTACATGAAAATACTTTTAAACCGCATACTGGAACGAAAACAAGTGCTTTATTTTTGCAAAAATATACTGATGAGGAGAAAGAAAGAATTAGACAAATTAAGGTTAAATATGAAAGCGAATTCGAAGAATACTTCAAAAACTTAGAAAATACTTATGGTAACTGTAATTGGGACACTTCCATAGACGAGGAGAACTTACCAGACGAAGTTAAAGCATTTTTAGAAAGCTACTTTGGAGAAGCGGAAAAAATAGAAGAAATTGAAGAAGAAGTTGAAACTATACAACTTGAAGAAAATGAACCTGAAGAAAATGAGAGTGAAAGCAGAGCTTCATTAAAAGAGTTAGTAGCAGAATTCAGAGAGATTATAGATATTTTGGAGGAAAAAAAAGTAGAGCTTGAAAAAATAAACAATGAACTAAAAATGGAAAGATACAAAAAGATAAGAAAAGTATATACTAGACGGAAAAAAGATATACAGAAGGAGATAAGAATATTGAATAAAAAAGCGAGTGATCTTCATCGTAAGATTTCTGAAAAAACGTTCGGTGGACAGATTTGGTTAGTTTTGAATGACGAAAAAATTAAGAAAGAGTTTAAAAATTTTTGGCTTGATGGAAAAGTAATGAAGGATATAGATTATCCAATTTTCATGGCTGTGAATAAAAAACCCGTTAAAGATAACAGTGGAGAATACAAATACAAAAGAAATCCTGATGGCTTCTTCGTATTAGATGAATATGGACATCCAGTAATTGATCATGACTTAGATGAAATAGCGGAAGCATTTATAAAATTCGCAAAAGAACAGGGTTTTAACTTTTGGATGGAGTAA
- the selA gene encoding L-seryl-tRNA(Sec) selenium transferase — MSLFRHIPQVSKLLEDFRDYPQEIAKRAIREVLQKVREEIKEGRRQSLEDLRELIEKRIRELTTTNLRRVINATGVVINTNLGRSVLSEEVADFIKEIAVHYSNLEYDLSKGRRGSRLSHVEELLRVLTGAEAVHVVNNNAGAVYLVLNTLAFGKEVVVSRGELVEIGGSFRIPDIMRASGAKLVEVGTTNRTRLSDYERAISSETALLMKVHRSNFYMEGFVEEVKAEELLSLGLPLYYDMGSGSLVNLRSFGINTEEPSFEECIKSGIHVVSGSGDKLLGGPQAGIIVGKREFIERIRKNPMSRALRIDKLTLAGLEMTLRLYMQRDYEKIPTLRMLLQKPEEIRKRALRLSRRLRSMVGLEVRLLRDISRCGGGAMPELSLETYCLGLRHKSLSPVELEKKLRNSDPPIIARIRDDMVLLDMRTVEDGDIPDILKALELLEV; from the coding sequence ATGAGCCTTTTTAGACATATCCCCCAGGTCTCAAAGCTCCTTGAAGACTTTAGGGACTATCCACAAGAGATAGCAAAGAGGGCAATAAGGGAGGTTTTACAAAAGGTAAGAGAAGAGATAAAGGAAGGCAGAAGACAAAGCCTTGAGGACCTCAGAGAGCTTATAGAGAAAAGAATAAGAGAGCTAACCACTACAAACCTAAGGAGAGTAATAAACGCTACGGGTGTGGTCATAAACACAAACCTCGGCAGGTCAGTGCTTTCTGAGGAGGTTGCAGACTTTATAAAGGAGATTGCAGTTCACTACTCCAACCTTGAATACGACCTCTCTAAGGGTAGAAGAGGCTCAAGGCTGAGCCACGTGGAAGAGCTTTTGAGGGTCCTCACGGGTGCGGAGGCGGTTCATGTGGTTAACAATAACGCAGGTGCGGTCTATCTTGTTTTGAATACCTTAGCCTTTGGCAAGGAAGTGGTAGTCTCAAGGGGTGAGCTTGTGGAGATTGGTGGGAGCTTTCGCATCCCAGACATAATGAGGGCTTCTGGTGCAAAACTCGTGGAGGTGGGAACCACTAACAGGACAAGGCTTTCTGACTACGAGAGGGCTATAAGTTCAGAAACCGCACTTCTTATGAAGGTTCACAGGAGCAATTTCTACATGGAGGGCTTTGTGGAAGAGGTAAAGGCAGAGGAGCTTTTGTCCTTAGGTTTGCCTCTCTACTACGATATGGGAAGTGGAAGTCTTGTAAACCTGAGAAGCTTTGGTATAAATACAGAAGAACCAAGTTTTGAGGAGTGCATAAAAAGTGGTATTCATGTAGTATCCGGTAGTGGTGATAAGCTCCTTGGGGGACCACAGGCGGGCATTATAGTTGGCAAAAGGGAATTTATTGAAAGGATAAGGAAAAATCCCATGAGTAGAGCTTTGAGAATTGACAAACTGACCCTTGCGGGACTTGAGATGACCTTGAGGCTTTATATGCAGAGAGATTATGAGAAAATACCCACCCTTCGCATGCTTTTGCAGAAACCAGAGGAGATAAGAAAGAGAGCCCTCAGGTTATCAAGAAGGCTTAGGTCGATGGTAGGGCTTGAGGTAAGGTTGCTTAGGGATATTTCTCGTTGCGGTGGTGGTGCAATGCCTGAGCTGAGTTTAGAGACCTACTGCCTTGGTCTTAGGCATAAAAGCTTAAGTCCAGTGGAATTGGAGAAGAAGCTTAGAAACTCAGACCCACCAATCATAGCACGGATAAGGGATGACATGGTGCTTTTAGACATGAGAACTGTGGAGGACGGGGATATTCCGGATATTTTGAAGGCTTTAGAGCTCTTGGAGGTTTGA